One window of the Micromonas commoda chromosome 11, complete sequence genome contains the following:
- a CDS encoding predicted protein has translation MSNQGEGPQSTADLTAFVQNLLTQMQSRFQQMSDSIINRIDEMGERIDDLERSVQDLVSQAEEGDGENKGAVSKQ, from the exons ATGAGCAACCAGGGAGAGGGACCCCAGTCCACCGCGGATCTTACCGCCTTT GTCCAGAACCTGCTGACGCAGATGCAGTCGCGTTTCCAGCAGATGAGCGACAGCATCATCAACCGCATCGACGAGATGGGCGAGCGGATAGACGACCTGGAGAGGTCCGTCCAGGATCTGGTGTCacaggcggaggagggcgacggcgagaacaAAGGCGCAGTCTCCAAGCAATGA